A window from Pangasianodon hypophthalmus isolate fPanHyp1 chromosome 4, fPanHyp1.pri, whole genome shotgun sequence encodes these proteins:
- the si:ch73-335l21.4 gene encoding E3 ubiquitin-protein ligase-like has protein sequence MLSELECGICYRLFDTARRCPRQLGCKHSFCESCLLTLAASRSQEPQSGPQIICAFCRHTTPLNEERVRDNLPVDEDILGRLEEEGVLEDSASDAEDEEEPRTETSSQSKQDSLPRTQRGRVWRSIKRLYKKMKGPNRRGCITDAEMRDLALMACYMM, from the exons ATGCTGTCCGAGCTCGAGTGTGGGATTTGTTACCGGCTTTTCGACACCGCTCGCCGCTGTCCACGCCAGCTGGGCTGTAAACACAGCTTCTGTGAAAGTTGCTTATTGACTCTGGCTGCGAGTCGAAGCCAAGAGCCTCAGTCCGGACCTCAGATAATCTGCGCTTTCTGCCGACACACCACTCCTCTGAatgaggagagagtgagagacaacCTCCCTGTGGATGAGGACATTCTGGGTCGCCTGGAGGAGGAAGGTGTCCTCGAGGACAGCGCGAGCGATGCCGAGGATGAAGAAGAGCCGAGGACTGAGACAAGCAGCCAGTCTAAACAAGACAGTTTACCCAGGACGCAAAGGGGACGAGTGTGGAGGTCCATCAAGCGTCTGTACAAGAAAATGAAAGGACCAAATCGGCGAg gctgtaTTACTGATGCTGAAATGAGGGATCTGGCATTGATGGCTTGCTACATGATGTAA
- the si:ch73-335l21.2 gene encoding RING finger domain-containing protein, translating to MSVAPVPVATSAKEETSASGDSPEVECPVCYQEYDKDRKLPRMLECLHVFCTECLHNIQLSPVHPPDPNSPPSISCPLCRHSTPLEGGDAHSLPCNSRILAQLPPVTFRLPVSVSTRLATVTQRVILSLESRDARFIILPTVSLRVEQMGEGTSTPESIASTVEGLRRRKSLMCVQMLVVIFWMLFVLACVVGVLFGPNLFHH from the coding sequence ATGTCAGTGGCCCCAGTACCAGTTGCAACATCTGCCAAGGAGGAAACCTCTGCCAGCGGGGATTCCCCAGAAGTGGAATGCCCCGTGTGTTACCAGGAATATGATAAAGATCGCAAGCTCCCACGTATGCTGGAATGCCTCCATGTCTTCTGCACAGAATGCCTTCATAATATCCAGCTGTCCCCTGTCCACCCACCCGATCCCAACAGCCCTCCTTCCATCTCCTGTCCCTTGTGCCGCCACTCCACCCCACTAGAAGGTGGCGATGCACACTCCCTCCCGTGCAACTCCCGTATCCTCGCTCAGCTACCTCCTGTAACTTTTCGCCTGCCTGTGTCAGTCTCAACCCGGCTGGCTACTGTCACTCAGAGAGTGATCCTGTCTCTGGAGTCACGGGATGCTcggtttattattttacccaCAGTCAGCCTACGGGTGGAGCAGATGGGCGAGGGCACAAGCACGCCTGAGTCCATAGCAAGTACAGTGGAGGGgctgaggaggagaaagagcCTGATGTGTGTCCAGATGTTGGTTGTGATATTCTGGATGCTTTTTGTCCTGGCCTGCGTGGTGGGAGTGCTGTTCGGCCCTAATTTGTTCCACCACTGA
- the dvl2 gene encoding segment polarity protein dishevelled homolog DVL-2: protein MAETKIIYHIDEEETPYLVKIPIAAEKITLLDFKQVLNKPNYKFFFKSMDQDFGVVKEEISDDNAKLPCFNGRVVSWLVSSDVPAAEPAPPPVEVRAQPSPPPPPLPPPPAERTGGIGDSRPPSFHPNAAGSVETLDEQTETESVVSFRRERPRHRESMEHGSRMNGQSRMERHLAGYESATTVMSSELETTSFCDSDDDDTMSRFSSSTEQSTASRLLKRHRRRRKQRPPRLERASSFSSVTDSTMSLNIITVTLNMEKYNFLGISIVGQSNERGDGGIYIGSIMKGGAVAADGRIEPGDMLLQVNDINFENMSNDDAVRVLREIVHKPGPITLTVAKCWDPSPQGYFTLPRNEPIRPIDPAAWITHSVAMTGAYPPYPGSTITSSSSVTETERFDEFNLSLHSDMASVAKAMASPESGLEVRDRMWLKITIPNAFLGSDVVEWLYHHIEGFQDRREARKYASNLLKAGFIRHTVNKITFSEQCYYIFGDFSDCENYMANLSLNDNDGSSGASDQDTLAPLPLPGATPWPLLHSFPYQYPHPYSSQPPPYHELSSYSYAPGSTGSQHSEGSRSSGSNRSEGERRRGSKSGSTVAGSTRDDKSPNGGDSRSGSGSESEYSVRSSLRRDHGSATPSEHSHASQRSHHRAPPPHLAPYPPGIPIPYNPMMVMMVPQHPHPHPALGAPHPQTAGTPLHPGLPPPSNPGGPPGAPPTRDLGSVPPELTASRQSFHLAMGNPSEFFVDVM from the exons ATGGCAGAAACCAAAATAATTTATCACATCGACGAAGAGGAGACGCCGTATTTGGTGAAGATTCCCATAGCGGCGGAGAAAATCACTTTATTGGATTTCAAACAAGTGTTGAACAAACCAAACTACAAATTCTTCTTCAAGTCTATGGACCAGGACTTCGG AGTGGTCAAGGAAGAGATTTCTGATGACAACGCTAAGCTGCCCTGCTTTAATGGAAGAGTGGTTTCCTGG cttgtgtcttcagatgttcctgcagcagAACCTGCGCCGCCTCCAGTGGAGGTCCGAGCTCAACCGTCACCGCCTCCTCCCCCCCTTCCGCCTCCTCCAGCTGAGAGGACCGGGGGCATCGGAGACTCAAGACCCCCCTCATTCCA TCCGAACGCTGCAGGCAGTGTGGAGACGCTGGATGAACAGACAGAGACTGAGTCTGTCGTGTCCTTCAGGAGAGAGAGGCCTCGCCACAGAGAGAGCATGGAGCACG GGTCACGTATGAATGGTCAGTCACGTATGGAGAGGCACTTGGCAGGTTATGAAAGTGCCACCACAGTGATGAGCAGTGAACTGGAAACCACCAGCTTCTGTGATTCAGATGATGACGACACCATGAGCAG GTTTAGTAGTTCAACAGAACAGAGCACTGCCTCTAGACTGCTAAAGCGCCACCGCAGACGCAGGAAACAGCGTCCTCCAAGGCTGGAGAGG GCATCATCTTTCAGTAGTGTGACAGATTCAACTATGTCTCTGAATATCATCACAGTCACTCTCAACATGG AGAAGTATAATTTCCTGGGCATCAGTATTGTGGGACAGAGTAATGAGCGAGGTGATGGAGGCATCTATATTGGCTCCATAATGAAGGGAGGAGCAGTGGCTGCTGATGGGCGAATCGAGCCTGGGGACATGCTGCTTCAG GTGAATGATATTAATTTTGAGAACATGAGCAATGATGATGCAGTCAGGGTACTACGGGAGATTGTGCACAAACCAGG ACCCATCACTCTGACAGTGGCTAAATGCTGGGACCCTTCACCTCAAGGCTACTTTACACTTCCACGTA ATGAGCCTATTCGACCTATAGACCCTGCAGCCTGGATCACTCATTCAGTAGCCATGACAGGAGCGTACCCACCTTACCCAGGCAGTACAATCACATCCAGCTCATCTGTCACTGAGACTGAAC GCTTTGATGAGTTTAACCTGTCTCTTCACTCTGATATGGCATCTGTGGCAAAGGCTATGGCCTCTCCTGAGTCAGGTCTagaagtgagagacagaatgtgGCTAAAGATCACTATCCCTAATGCCTTCCTGG GCTCCGACGTGGTGGAGTGGCTCTACCACCACATAGAGGGCTTTCAGGACCGCAGAGAGGCTCGTAAATATGCCAGTAACCTCCTGAAGGCTGGTTTCATTAGACATACTGTCAATAAGATCACTTTTTCAGAGCAGTGCTACTACATCTTTGGAGACTTCAGCGACTGTGAGAACT ACATGGCCAACCTGTCCCTCAATGATAATGATGGTTCCAGTGGAGCTTCAGACCAAGACACACTGGCCCCTCTCCCATTACCAGGGGCAACACCGTGGCCCCTGCTCCACTCTTTCCCATACCAGTACCCACACCCATACTCAAGCCAGCCACCTCCATACCACGAGCTCTCCAGCTACAGTTACGCCCCTGGCAGCACGGGTAGCCAGCACAGCGAGG GGAGTCGGAGCAGTGGCTCCAATCGGAGTGAGGGTGAGAGGAGGAGGGGTAGTAAGAGTGGCAGCACTGTGGCTGGCAGCACACGTGACGACAAATCTCCCAACGGGGGTGACTCACGCTCTGGCAGCGGCAGCGAATCTGAATACTCGGTGCGTAGTAGCCTAAGGAGGGACCATGGCTCAGCCACGCCAAGTGAGCACAGTCATGCTAGTCAGCGCTCGCATCACCGGGCACCGCCCCCTCACCTCGCTCCATACCCACCTGGCATTCCCATTCCATACAACCCCATGATGGTAATGATGGTACCACAGCACCCACATCCACACCCAGCATTGGGAGCTCCTCATCCGCAGACAGCTGGAACGCCTCTACACCCAGGCCTGCCTCCACCCAGTAATCCTGGAGGACCTCCTGGAGCTCCACCCACACGTGACCTGGGCTCTGTCCCACCTGAGCTCACAGCCTCCAGGCAGTCTTTCCACCTGGCCATGGGAAACCCCAGCGAGTTCTTTGTGGATGTCATGTAG